The following DNA comes from Burkholderia sp. HI2500.
TCGAGCACCTGCAGCGCGGCCGCGAACTCGCTGCGTTGGCCGAGCGCGGCGAGCTTGGCCGGATCGAGATCGGCTACGTGTCGTCCGCCGTCTATTCGGGCACGCTGCAGCGCACCGTCGGCGCGTTTCGTGACGCGCACCCGCGCATCGAGCTGAACCTGCGCGAAGTGCCGATGGACGACGTCGCGAACCAGCTCGACACGGGCCGGCTCGACCTCGCGTACGTGCGCCCGCCGCTGCCGCTGCCCGGCGGCCTGCGGGTCGTCACGCTGCAGCGCGACGTGTTCGTCGCCGCCGTGCCGGCCGGGTCGCGCTACGCGTCGATGTCGGCCATTCGCGCGGCCGACCTCGCCGACGCGCGCTTCGCGGTGCCCGAACAGGAGCGCGGCACGCTCGACGTCGCGCGCCGCGGCCGCTTCGCACCGCTGATCGCCGCCCGCCCGGGCGGCCTGCTCGCGGTGCTCGCGTGCGTGTCCGTGAACGGCTGGGTGGCGGTGATTCCCGATGCGCTCGCCGGCTGCGTGTCGCTGCCGGGCGTCGTGTACCGGCCGATCGCCGGCAAGCCGATCACGTCGGAACTGGCGCTTGCGCACCGGCGCTTCGAAAAGGCGCCGGCGGTGCGCGCGTTCCTGCGGACGGTTCCGTCGGCCGCGTAAGCCCCGCCTGACACCCGCGTGCGGCGCGGGCGGCGCGGGCGGCGATGTCGGCCGTCGCCACACGAATATGCATTGCACGATTCGATGTTTGTCGGCCGGAAACCGATTCCGTAACCTGCCCGGCAGCCGCGCCGCCTGCGCGCGGATCACCAAGGACACCCCGCCGATGAATCCCGCCTCCGCCCCGCCGCGCCGCCGCGTGCTGCAGCGTCTTGCCGCCCTCGCCGCCGCGCCGCTCGCCGGCGCCATCGCACGGCCCGCCCAGGCGGCCGGCGCCGACCTGTCGGGCGTGACGCTCGTGCTCGGCGACCAGGCCGGCGGCCTGCGCGCGCTCGCGGAAGCCGCGCACGTGCTCGACGGCACGCCGTATCGGTTCCGCTGGGCCAATTTCCAGGGTGCCGCGCCGCTGTTCGAGGCGCAGCGCGCGGGCGCGATCGATCTCGCGCCGGCCGGCGACCTGCCCGTGCTGACCGCCGCGCTCGGCGACCCGTCGTTGCGGATCGTCGCGACGCGCGTCGGCTCGCCGACGTCGCTCGGCATCGTCGTGCAGCCCGATTCGCCGGTCCGCACCGTCGCCGACCTGAAAGGGCAAACCGTCGTCGTGTCGTCCGCGCGCGGCAGCATCTCGCAGTACCAGTTGTACGGCGCGCTGCGCGAACACGGCCTCGCGCCGCGCGATGTCGACGTGCGCTTCGTGCTGCCCGTCGATGCGTTCGCCGCGTTCGAGGCGAAGCGGATCGGCATCTGGGCGACGTTCGATCCGTACTACGGGCATGCGGTCCGGCGCGGCGCACGCATCGTCCGCGACGGCAGCGGCATCAATTCCGGGCTGGCGTTCCTGACGTCGCCGGTCGAGACGCTCGACGATCGCGCGAAGCGCGCGGCGCTCGCCGACGTGCTGGCGCGGCTCGCCCGCGCGGGCCAATGGGCGCTCGCGCATCCGGCCGACTATGCGAGCGTCTATGCGTCGCTCACGCGCCTGCCGCCCGACGCGGCCACCGACATCGCGCGACGGGCCGCGCTCGCGCAGCGCAGCCTCAGCGGCGCGGACATCGACGTGCTGCAGCGTGTCGCCGACCGCGCGGCGGCCGACGCGATCCTGCCGCGACGCGTCGATGTCGCATCGATCGCGATCCGGAGCGTATCGGCCTGAACGATGACGCGCGTGGCCGCGTTCAACGTGGGCGCGCCATATCGAGGTCACCGACCGTCGACGCGACGAGCGTGCGCATCGCGGCGACCAGCAGCGTCGGGCCGGACTGGTTGAACGTGCAACGCTCGCCCGCGGCCGGCACGGCCCGGTGCAGCACGGCCCGCCACGGGCCGCGCCCGCCGTCGCGCTCGAATCCGGCGAACGGCAAGCGCTCGACGATCGGGCCGCCGTCCGTCCACGACGTCGACGGCGCGAACGGCGTCGGCACATCGCCCGCCGTGCGAATCGACGTACAACCGGATGCATCGGCGCGCGGGGCGTCGTGGCCTTCCGCGACCGCGACCCAGTAAGCCGGTCGCCGCGCGTCGCGCCGGGCAATCACGCACCAAGTCGCGCTCGCGCGGCACAACGCCGCCGGCCTCAACGTCCGGCCAGTCGACCTGGCGTCCGCGCGCGCATTGCCGCGCCGGCATCGATTCGTGTTACGAATCCCCGATTCCTGCCTACAATGTTCAGAACGCCAGTCGTCCGGCCTGCCGCCGGCGACGACCGGATCCATACGGCGCAGCGCAGGCCGGATCTCTCGGGGGACGTATGTCCGCGCATGCCAGAAAACCACTGGTCTCGCTCGTCGTGCCGTTCCATGACGAGGAAGAAGCCATCGACGCGTTCTTTGCCACGACGCTGCCGATCCTCGAATCGGTCGAGTCGGTCCGTTTCGAGATCGTCTCCATCAACGACGGCAGTCGCGACGACACGCTCGGCCGGCTGATCGACGTCGCCGCCGGCGACCCGCGCGTGCGCATCGTCGATCTCACCCGGCGCTTCGGCAAGGAAGCCGCGCTCACCGCCGGCATCGACGAAGCCGCCGGCACCGCCGTGATCCTGATCGACGCCGACCTGCAGGACCCGCCCGCGCTGATCCCCGCGATGGTCGAGCGCTGGCTCGCCGGCGCCGAGGTCGTCGCCGCGAAGCGCACCGACCGCAGGTGCGATCCGCTGATGCAGCGCGTGGCCGCCGCGCTCTACTACCGCGTGCACAACCACCTTTCCGAAGTCGAGATGCCCGAAAACGTCGGCGATTTCCGCCTGATGGATCGCCAGGTCGTCGACGCGCTGCGCGCGCTGCCCGAGCGGCGGCGCTTCATGAAAGGCCTGTTCGCGTGGGTCGGCTATCGCATCGAGCTCATCGAATACACGCGCGCGCCGCGCAGCGGCGGCCGCTCCAAATTCTCCGGATGGCGCCGCTGGAACTTCGCGCTCGAAGGCATCACCAGCTTCAGCACCGTGCCGCTGCGCGTGTGGACCTACATCGGCCTCGCGTTCGCCGCGCTGTCGTTCGTCTACGGCGCCTTCATCGTCATGCGCACGCTGCTGTTCGGCAACCCCGTGCACGGCTATGCATCGCTGATCTCCGTGATGCTGTTCATCGGCGGCATCCAGCTGATCGGCATCGGCGTGATCGGCGAATACCTCGGCCGTATCTATCACGAATCCAAGCAGCGCCCGGTCTATCTCGTGCGGCGGCGCTATCACGCGCAGCGGGACGCCGCCGCGCATCCGGCGTCACAGCTGCTGCAGTTTCCGCTCAAGCGCACGCACGCGGCCCGCCGCCGAACGTCGCAGCCCGCCGCGACCGGCCACGGCGCCGCGCGGAAAGCGTCCATCAAGTAACCGCGCGCACGACGCATGGATCTCCCCCGACAAGCGATACGATCGGCGGTCCCTCCCGTCCGCGCATGGCTGACACCCCGGCGCGTCGTCGCGTACAGCGCGGTCGCGCTCGCGTGCTACGCGCTGTTCGTCGCGATCTGGATCGCCGTCGTCCGTCACGCGCCCGCCACCGCGCCGTCGCGCCCGGGCCCCGACTACGCGGTGTTCTGGTCGGCGTCGTACGTGATGCTGCACGGCTCGCCGTGGCAAGCGTACGATCTGCCGACCTTCTCGCGGCTGGCGGCCGAGCTGTTCCCGCAGTTCCGCCGCGAAGACCTCGTCGCGTGGCTGTACCCGCCCACCAACCTGCTGCTCGTAACGCCGCTGGCGCTGCTGCCCTATGCGATCGGCTATCCGCTGTTCGTCGCGTTCGGCATCGTCGTGTTCGGATTCGCCGCAGCGCGCGTATCGGGGCTCGGCGCGCTCCCCGGCTTGCGGCGCGTCGGCGCGTTCGCGCTGCTCGCCGCCCCGTGCGTGTTCGTCACCGGGATGTTCGGGCAGAACGCGTTCCTCACCGCGTCGTGCGCGGCGCTGGCCGTCTGCTGGACCGACCGTCGGCCGATGTGGGCCGGCCTTTGCATCGGCCTGCTGTCGGCGAAGCCGCAGATGGCGCTGCTGTTCCCGTTCGTGCTGGTCGCCACGCGCGCCTGGCGCACGATCGCGTGGGCCGCGCTCGCCACCGCCGCGTTCACCGCATTGAGCATCCTGATCTGCGGCGTCGAATCGCTTCGCCTGTTCGTCGCCGGCACGGCGCTCGCGCGCACGCTCCTCCTCGAGCAAGGCATCGTGTTCTGGCTCGCGTCGCCGGCGCCGTTCGCCGCGCTCCGCCTCGCGGGCCTGCCGCCTGGCGCCGCGTATGCAGGGCAAGCGTGCATCGCGGCGCTGGCGATCGCCGCCGCCTGCATCGTGTGGACACGCTCACGCGACGTCCGCTTGCGTGCGGCGGTGCTGGCCGTCGCCACGCTCGCGGCGAACCCGTACGTGTGGCACTACGAGCTCGCCTGGCTCGGCATCGCGATCGCGTGCCTGCTGGCGATCGGCTGGCAGGACGGCTGGCTGCGCGGCGAGCAGACCGCGATCGCGCTCATGTGGCTGCTGCCGGCCGTCGAATACCTGAACCCGTGGCTGCAAGGGCCGCAGATCGGCCCGGTCGTGACGCTGTTCGCGCTCCTCGTGCTGCTGCGCCGCGCCGGCCCGGAGGCTCAGAACGCGAGCCGCGGCGGCACGTAGATGCCGTAGTACGGCCCGACGCCGGTCGCGACGCCGGTCATCTTCACGCCGGCGACGAAATGGCCCTGGATGTACTTGTATGTGCCGCCCAGCGACACGTCGATATGGAACGGCGCGAACGCGACGATCGGCACGGAGGTGCTGGTCGCCGTCTGCGTGACGACCGGCAGCACCACCGTCGCGCCGACCGGCACCGACGTATAGAGCGTCGCCTTCACGCCGGTCGCGAGATTGATGGTGTCGCCGATGTTGAGCGTCGTCGGATTGCCGGTTGTCATCAGGCCGCCCATCGTCGTCGTGTCGGTCGCGCTCGACTGGAACGACGTCCACTGCCCGCCCATGCACAGCAGGCCGTAGACCTGGCCGTTCGTGATCGAGAATTCGAACGGCTGGCCCGTCAGCGGATTGATCAGCGGCTGGTTGGTCGACGCGTTCCAGTACAGGTTGTACACGCACTGGTCGATCGCGACCGGAAACAGCCCGCCGGCCCCGACCCCGCCCGGCGCCGCCAGCACCGCCACGGCGGCCGCGCTGTCGGATGCGCCGGGGATCCCCAGCAGCCCGCCGAGCAGCAGCGGAATCGAGCCGCCGTTCACGCCGGGCGCGCGCGACACGGTGACCTGCACCGCCGGCACGTCGTACTGGCCCGGCGTGATGGTCGTCGGCTGCATGGAGGCGGGGGTGCGCGTCACGTTCCAGTATCCGGTGGTCACCGTGCCGGTCGACAGCGCCGCGCCGGCCGCCGAGTGCTGCGCGATCACGCCATTCGCCGCCGGCGCGGCCTGCGACCAGTTCACCGCGCCGCCGCTCGGCGACATCATCGCATCGGCCCCCGCGAGCGCGGCCGCGTCGGCCGCGTTCTGCAACTGGTTGTTCACCGTGATGACCCACGCGATGTCGATCGCCAGCGCGCCGAACGACAGCAGCGGAATCAGGAACAGCAGGAAGAACAGCGCGACCGAACCGCGCTGCCGTTCGGCGCCGACGGGTGGCGTGGCGGTCACGTCATTCATAGAGCATCACCGACGTCGCCGAGACCGTCACCGGGCCGGTGAGCGCGCTGAACGCGGAGCCCAGCACGAGCCCCGAATACGTGTAGGTCACCGTCACCGTCAGCGCGGTGCCCGACGTCGTGCCGTTCGCCTGCGTCACGGTCACCGCCGGTGTCGTCGCCGCGCCGCCGGTGATCAGGCTGTTCTGCATCGCGGTCTGCGCGATGTTCGCGATCTGCGTCGTGGTCAGCATCGGCACGCGCAGCATGACGCCGGCGCGCGCCGCCTCACGGCTCGCGTTCGTGATGACGGCCTTGTCGCACAGGAGCAGGCTCGTGTCGATGATGCCGATCAGCACCATCAGCAGGAACGGCAGCATCAGCACGAACTCGAGGGACACGACGCCGCGCGCGTGGCGGGCGCCCATCGCCCCGCGTGTCATTTTGCGGCCCCCGCACCCGGTGGTACGACACCCGGCTCCAGCGCCGCGCCGGACAGC
Coding sequences within:
- a CDS encoding LysR family transcriptional regulator codes for the protein MDRLEFRHVRAFLSVAQHLHFARAAEALDMAPPALTRQIQEAERVLGVRLFHRSRRAVTLSAAGEAYLAEARAAVEHLQRGRELAALAERGELGRIEIGYVSSAVYSGTLQRTVGAFRDAHPRIELNLREVPMDDVANQLDTGRLDLAYVRPPLPLPGGLRVVTLQRDVFVAAVPAGSRYASMSAIRAADLADARFAVPEQERGTLDVARRGRFAPLIAARPGGLLAVLACVSVNGWVAVIPDALAGCVSLPGVVYRPIAGKPITSELALAHRRFEKAPAVRAFLRTVPSAA
- a CDS encoding ABC transporter substrate-binding protein, with the protein product MNPASAPPRRRVLQRLAALAAAPLAGAIARPAQAAGADLSGVTLVLGDQAGGLRALAEAAHVLDGTPYRFRWANFQGAAPLFEAQRAGAIDLAPAGDLPVLTAALGDPSLRIVATRVGSPTSLGIVVQPDSPVRTVADLKGQTVVVSSARGSISQYQLYGALREHGLAPRDVDVRFVLPVDAFAAFEAKRIGIWATFDPYYGHAVRRGARIVRDGSGINSGLAFLTSPVETLDDRAKRAALADVLARLARAGQWALAHPADYASVYASLTRLPPDAATDIARRAALAQRSLSGADIDVLQRVADRAAADAILPRRVDVASIAIRSVSA
- a CDS encoding phage protein NinX family protein, which gives rise to MIARRDARRPAYWVAVAEGHDAPRADASGCTSIRTAGDVPTPFAPSTSWTDGGPIVERLPFAGFERDGGRGPWRAVLHRAVPAAGERCTFNQSGPTLLVAAMRTLVASTVGDLDMARPR
- a CDS encoding glycosyltransferase family 2 protein is translated as MSAHARKPLVSLVVPFHDEEEAIDAFFATTLPILESVESVRFEIVSINDGSRDDTLGRLIDVAAGDPRVRIVDLTRRFGKEAALTAGIDEAAGTAVILIDADLQDPPALIPAMVERWLAGAEVVAAKRTDRRCDPLMQRVAAALYYRVHNHLSEVEMPENVGDFRLMDRQVVDALRALPERRRFMKGLFAWVGYRIELIEYTRAPRSGGRSKFSGWRRWNFALEGITSFSTVPLRVWTYIGLAFAALSFVYGAFIVMRTLLFGNPVHGYASLISVMLFIGGIQLIGIGVIGEYLGRIYHESKQRPVYLVRRRYHAQRDAAAHPASQLLQFPLKRTHAARRRTSQPAATGHGAARKASIK
- a CDS encoding glycosyltransferase family 87 protein → MDLPRQAIRSAVPPVRAWLTPRRVVAYSAVALACYALFVAIWIAVVRHAPATAPSRPGPDYAVFWSASYVMLHGSPWQAYDLPTFSRLAAELFPQFRREDLVAWLYPPTNLLLVTPLALLPYAIGYPLFVAFGIVVFGFAAARVSGLGALPGLRRVGAFALLAAPCVFVTGMFGQNAFLTASCAALAVCWTDRRPMWAGLCIGLLSAKPQMALLFPFVLVATRAWRTIAWAALATAAFTALSILICGVESLRLFVAGTALARTLLLEQGIVFWLASPAPFAALRLAGLPPGAAYAGQACIAALAIAAACIVWTRSRDVRLRAAVLAVATLAANPYVWHYELAWLGIAIACLLAIGWQDGWLRGEQTAIALMWLLPAVEYLNPWLQGPQIGPVVTLFALLVLLRRAGPEAQNASRGGT
- a CDS encoding TadG family pilus assembly protein, with product MNDVTATPPVGAERQRGSVALFFLLFLIPLLSFGALAIDIAWVITVNNQLQNAADAAALAGADAMMSPSGGAVNWSQAAPAANGVIAQHSAAGAALSTGTVTTGYWNVTRTPASMQPTTITPGQYDVPAVQVTVSRAPGVNGGSIPLLLGGLLGIPGASDSAAAVAVLAAPGGVGAGGLFPVAIDQCVYNLYWNASTNQPLINPLTGQPFEFSITNGQVYGLLCMGGQWTSFQSSATDTTTMGGLMTTGNPTTLNIGDTINLATGVKATLYTSVPVGATVVLPVVTQTATSTSVPIVAFAPFHIDVSLGGTYKYIQGHFVAGVKMTGVATGVGPYYGIYVPPRLAF
- a CDS encoding TadE/TadG family type IV pilus assembly protein, which encodes MTRGAMGARHARGVVSLEFVLMLPFLLMVLIGIIDTSLLLCDKAVITNASREAARAGVMLRVPMLTTTQIANIAQTAMQNSLITGGAATTPAVTVTQANGTTSGTALTVTVTYTYSGLVLGSAFSALTGPVTVSATSVMLYE